The following are from one region of the Treponema denticola genome:
- a CDS encoding ComF family protein encodes MIKRIKLRALTYLRNIYARIICPQVCFFCGEETGTGIPLCSKCLQKEITEPVLFRLQNPEKFCSSCGKILISEKEFCTGCRAKLKEKEKLKTEEREKTEKEDCAKPISVQSDFVKRVYTIYPYKGRGGELLRLWKNQNMRGFAEIYASAIASFIEGLPELQNFPMVPVPPRPKKIKSKGWDQIEDLSLYLEWIYNLPILRCLKRKDGASQKSLSREKRASNLKGKIFLKEQKSFSKSEDLKTALPEKLIILDDVMTTGATLNFCAAALKEGGCKEVIGLCLFFD; translated from the coding sequence ATGATAAAAAGAATTAAACTAAGAGCTTTGACTTATCTGCGGAATATTTATGCTCGTATAATTTGTCCGCAAGTTTGTTTCTTTTGCGGGGAAGAAACCGGAACGGGTATTCCGCTGTGCAGCAAATGTTTACAAAAAGAAATTACCGAGCCTGTTCTATTCCGGCTTCAAAATCCTGAAAAGTTTTGTTCATCTTGCGGAAAAATTTTGATTTCCGAAAAAGAGTTTTGCACGGGGTGCAGGGCTAAATTAAAAGAAAAAGAAAAACTAAAAACAGAAGAAAGGGAAAAGACCGAAAAGGAAGATTGTGCAAAACCGATTTCAGTTCAATCCGATTTTGTGAAAAGGGTTTACACCATTTATCCTTACAAGGGCAGGGGAGGAGAGCTTTTACGCTTATGGAAGAATCAAAACATGAGGGGCTTTGCGGAAATTTATGCTTCTGCTATTGCTTCCTTTATCGAAGGACTTCCTGAACTTCAAAACTTTCCGATGGTGCCGGTTCCGCCCCGTCCTAAAAAGATTAAAAGCAAGGGCTGGGATCAAATAGAAGATTTGTCCCTTTATTTGGAATGGATTTATAATCTTCCAATATTGCGTTGTTTAAAACGAAAGGACGGGGCTTCCCAAAAAAGCCTTTCCCGTGAAAAACGGGCAAGCAATCTAAAAGGGAAGATTTTTTTAAAAGAGCAAAAATCCTTTTCAAAATCGGAAGATTTAAAAACCGCCTTACCGGAAAAGCTCATAATCTTAGACGATGTTATGACTACGGGAGCAACCCTTAACTTTTGTGCGGCGGCATTAAAAGAGGGAGGCTGCAAAGAAGTGATCGGCCTCTGCCTCTTTTTTGATTAG
- the radC gene encoding RadC family protein codes for MIDYKNSSNTDKPDMRERLLEYGPQNLSDSDLVAILLRTGIKDKPVKELADDIILHIDRARPEKIEGYLRSIRGMGDSKISTILAAMELGRRYYDNKNRTISHPTDVVPLLQHYADRDREHFICVSLNGANEIIATRVVSVGTINRTIVHPREVYSDPLKDRAAAIIAAHNHPSGNLEPSSEDMELTRRLYEAGKILGVKLLDHIILVPNGNFFSFVQSGTRFDI; via the coding sequence ATGATAGACTATAAAAATTCGTCCAATACGGACAAACCCGATATGAGGGAAAGGCTTTTAGAGTACGGGCCTCAAAACTTAAGCGACTCCGATTTGGTGGCCATTCTTTTACGGACAGGCATTAAGGACAAACCTGTAAAAGAATTGGCCGATGATATTATTCTGCACATAGATAGAGCAAGGCCTGAAAAAATCGAGGGCTATCTGCGTTCTATCCGCGGGATGGGAGATTCAAAGATTTCAACGATTCTTGCTGCCATGGAATTGGGAAGGAGGTATTATGACAACAAGAACCGCACGATTTCACACCCGACCGATGTAGTTCCGCTTTTACAGCACTATGCAGATAGGGATAGGGAGCATTTTATCTGCGTCTCGTTAAACGGAGCAAACGAAATTATTGCAACCCGTGTTGTGAGCGTCGGCACTATCAATAGAACAATCGTGCATCCTCGTGAAGTGTATTCAGACCCCTTAAAAGACAGGGCTGCTGCAATAATTGCGGCTCATAATCATCCTTCGGGAAATTTGGAACCCTCAAGCGAAGATATGGAATTGACAAGACGCCTTTACGAGGCCGGGAAAATTTTAGGTGTCAAACTTTTGGATCACATAATCTTAGTCCCTAACGGAAATTTTTTCAGCTTTGTACAAAGCGGAACGAGGTTCGATATTTAA
- a CDS encoding D-alanyl-D-alanine carboxypeptidase family protein codes for MKHSTNGIIKFIFVLFGAVLFCVLSLAGFIFFHVSELKKAQPLEVSQKEKTAALKTFYSRNKINNEFPPLNSIENFLPVKSSSSEITPSAQKIELPKIDAESYILIHANTGTILAESNADKIIPPASLTKLVTIYTMLQKPEFKDLKKVVFPPKEAWAIFLPKGAAWMGLGENQSLSIEELIRGMAVCSGNDAALAAALLTEGNLKKFTLKMNEAVKTMGLKSTRFEDSSGLSEKNQTTARDFALFSLHYLKQYPENLKKFHSVNEISYPQKHNILIKKSSEGLKEFQIKPATNTLLKKIEGCDGLKTGFIYESGFNISLTAQKNGERFIAVILGGHGKNFTEGIFKREQNSIKLMNFAFDNFKSFDIREHNKIKRSVRVLSANLNVKTSAFIPLLADKDFSQDYLTVFKNDERHIEQVIILPDTIAAPLFAGQQIGRIEYRIKDSDIVLKTIPLICPLDIKEGSSFRKFMDGFYQKF; via the coding sequence ATGAAGCACAGCACAAACGGAATTATAAAATTTATTTTTGTTCTATTTGGGGCTGTGCTTTTTTGTGTATTGAGCCTTGCAGGCTTTATTTTTTTCCATGTTTCGGAATTAAAAAAAGCTCAGCCTCTTGAGGTTTCACAAAAAGAAAAAACGGCAGCTCTTAAAACCTTTTACAGCCGGAATAAGATTAATAACGAGTTTCCGCCCCTTAATTCCATAGAAAATTTTTTGCCCGTAAAATCATCTTCTTCTGAGATTACCCCCTCGGCCCAAAAAATAGAATTACCTAAAATCGATGCCGAGTCCTACATTCTTATTCACGCAAACACCGGCACAATTTTAGCCGAATCCAATGCCGATAAAATAATCCCTCCGGCTTCCCTTACAAAGCTGGTAACAATTTATACCATGCTTCAAAAACCTGAATTTAAAGATTTGAAAAAGGTCGTTTTTCCGCCTAAGGAAGCTTGGGCAATTTTTCTTCCAAAAGGAGCGGCGTGGATGGGCTTGGGAGAAAATCAAAGTTTAAGTATAGAAGAGCTGATAAGGGGAATGGCGGTTTGCTCGGGGAATGATGCGGCCCTTGCAGCTGCCCTGCTTACGGAAGGAAATCTTAAAAAGTTTACGCTTAAAATGAACGAGGCCGTTAAAACGATGGGCTTAAAATCCACCCGCTTTGAGGATTCTTCGGGCTTAAGCGAAAAAAATCAAACCACGGCAAGGGACTTTGCCTTATTTTCCCTCCATTACTTAAAACAATATCCTGAAAACTTAAAAAAGTTTCATTCGGTAAATGAGATAAGCTATCCCCAAAAACACAATATTCTTATCAAAAAAAGCTCCGAAGGTTTAAAGGAGTTTCAAATTAAGCCTGCCACCAATACCCTCCTAAAAAAAATAGAAGGCTGTGACGGTTTAAAAACGGGTTTTATTTACGAGTCCGGTTTTAATATTTCGCTTACGGCTCAAAAAAACGGAGAGCGTTTTATTGCGGTCATCCTCGGCGGTCACGGCAAAAACTTTACCGAAGGAATTTTTAAGCGGGAGCAAAATTCCATCAAGCTTATGAATTTTGCATTCGACAATTTTAAAAGTTTTGACATAAGGGAGCACAACAAAATTAAAAGAAGTGTAAGAGTCCTAAGTGCAAACCTAAATGTAAAAACTTCCGCCTTTATACCTCTCCTCGCCGATAAGGACTTTTCGCAAGACTATCTTACGGTTTTTAAAAATGATGAGAGGCATATAGAACAAGTTATAATTTTACCTGATACAATAGCGGCGCCTCTTTTTGCAGGTCAGCAAATCGGCCGTATAGAATATAGAATTAAAGATTCAGACATTGTGCTAAAAACCATTCCTCTTATCTGCCCGCTAGATATAAAAGAAGGTTCATCTTTTAGAAAATTTATGGACGGCTTTTACCAAAAGTTTTAA